CGAGCTATAGATAATAGAGTCCCTTAGTATAAACACACAGGAATTACTCGGTTAATTACGGGGGGTTGTCATGAAAGTACTCAACTTACTGGCAAGTTCCTCTTCCCCGGTTAAGACCTCGATCATGACGCCAGCACCTAAGCGAAATCCATACTTGAAAATAGTTGTTAACTCCATGCCATGAGTCTGAGCATATAAGTCTAATAACGCTTCCAACTCGTCGAACTCTTCCTCGGATAGTCGCTCCTTCCAAATTTTTATGCTTTCAGATGTTTTTTGGCTTAACTTAAGGTATTGCGGGTCATTAGATGTGACATGTTCATTTGGATGCAAGCTACCATGATCTTTTGAAAAATAAATGAAGTTATGCCAGGGTACTTACGCCAGAACATCGCTAATGATAAAAGTGTTTATTCCGTGGAATGTCTCAAGGAGAGGAAGTTGATTTTATTTTTGCTCTATGTTATGCTCTCGTTACTGACAACCACATATCAATGGACATTCGTTTATTGGATTGTTACTGTGTAAACAGGCAAAACCTAAACTGATGGTAAAATGACAGACTCCTGTGGAGTTTGCTTTACCTTGAGTTTAGGTTTTTTTTGTTATCTGACCTATATTCAACAACTATATCATTCTCAATTTATGAAAGAGAGGAAGGAAATATATGACAACAGCAAAAAAAGGTTTCCCCGAAAACTTCTTATGGGGAGGAGCGACAGCTGCAAATCAGCTTGAGGGAGGATACAATCTTGGTGGTAAAGGCCTTTCAACAGCAGACATGATTGCTCATGTGCCAAAGGAGCTTCGTAAAGGTGGACATGCGATGGAGATCACCTCAGAGCGCATTGAAGAGATTTTGTCTGGGGCAATTGAAAAGCTCTTTCCTAAGCGATTCGGCGTTGACTTCTACCATCGTTTTAAAGAAGATATCGCGCTGTTTGCAGAAATGGGCTTCAAAGTATTCCGGATGTCCATCCACTGGGCTCGTATCTTCCCGAATGGCTATGATGAGACACCGAATGAAGAAGGTTTGAAATTCTACGATGAAGTATTCGATGAGCTTCGTAAATACGGAATTGAGCCGTTAGTGACGCTGTCACACTATGAAACGCCACTTGCTCTTACTCAAAAATATAATGGTTGGGCAAGCCGCGAAGTGATTGGGCATTATGTGAAGTATGCGGAAACGGTGTTCAATCGTTATAAAGATAAAGTTAAGTACTGGCTGACGTTTAACGAAATTAATGTCATGCTGTTTAGCCCATACACCGGTGGCGGTATTCTGATCGATAAGGTAGAGAACAAACTTCAAACGGTATATCAGGCGCTGCATCATCAATTTGTGGCCAGTGCGATTGTGACAAAACTTGCCCATGAGATTATCCCAGGCTCCCAGGTGGGTTGTATGCTGGCTCGTATGGAAACGTATCCTAACAGCTGCAATCCAGAGGATGTTCGCTTGGCGCAATTCGAGAATCAGATTAACCTGTACTTTACGGATATACATGCGCGTGGTGAATATCCAAATTACATGGCTCGTTACTTTGAAGAGAACAACATCGTTCTGCAAAAAGAAGTAGGCGATGATGAGATTTTGCTGAATAACACGGTTGATTTTATTTCTTTCAGCTATTACATGACCGTAACCAAGTCAGCTTCCGCAGATCTGGAGACAACAGCAGGAAACCTTACTGGAGGGGTTAAAAATCCTTATCTTGAGGCATCTGACTGGGGCTGGGAGATTGACCCGATCGGTCTGCGTGTAACGTTGAACAACTTCTGGGATCGTTACAATAAACCGCTATTCATCGTTGAAAATGGTCTGGGCGCATACGATAAGGTGGAAGAAGATGGATCTATCCATGACTCCTACCGGATTGACTATTTGAGTAAACATATCGAACAGATGAAGGAAGCGATTAAAGATGGTGTGGATTTGATCGGATTCACCAGTTGGGGTCCAATCGATCTTGTCAGTATGTCTACATCAGAAATGTCAAAACGCTACGGCTTCATATATGTGGATCTGGACGATGAAGGGAACGGAACCCTGGCTCGCTCCAAAAAGGATTCCTTCGAATGGTTCAAGCAGGTCATTGCTTCTAATGGAGAAGTATTGTAAGTCCGTGAAACGCAAATGATAACTACATCGTGAGAGGATGAACAACAATGAATAAACCATTTCCACAGGATTTCTTATGGGGTGGCGCTGTAGCTGCCAACCAGCTTGAAGGTGCATACAATGCGGATGGGAAGGGACTATCCGTACAAGATGTTTTGCCACATGGGATTACAAGTCCTAGAACGGACGGGCCTACACCAGATAACCTGAAGCTCGTAGGGATTGATTTTTACAATCGTTACAAGGAAGACGTTAAGCTGTTTGCTGAAATGGGCTTTAAAGTATTCCGTACGTCCATCGCTTGGTCTCGCATTTTCCCTAAGGGGGATGAACTGGAACCGAACGAAAAGGGTTTACAGTTCTATGATGATCTTTTTGATGAATGCCATAAGTACGGGATAGAACCACTGGTAACCATCTCTCATTATGAGACTCCACTGCATTTGTCCAAGACCTATAACGGCTGGGTGAATCGTAAAATGATCGGTTTCTACGAACAGTATGTGAGAACATTGTTCAATCGTTATAAAGGGAAAGTAAAGTACTGGCTTACGTTTAACGAGATTAACTCTATTTTAGAAGAGCCTTTTATGAGCGGTGGGATCTTTACGCCAAAAAATGAGCTTTCAAAGCAGGATCTTTACCAAGCCATTCACCATGAATTGGTTGCAAGTGCACTTGCTGTGAAGCTTGGCCACGAAATTATGCCAGAAGCGAAAATTGGCTGTATGGTGCTTAGTATGCCAACGTACCCGCTCACACCAAATCCCGACGATATAGTAAAAGCGATGCATGCTGAACAGCGCAATGATTTGTTCGCTGATATTCATGCCCGCGGATACTATCCGAAATATATGGATCGCTACTTCAAAGCGAACAATATCAACATTCACTTTGCAGATGGCGATGCTGAAATATTGAAGCATACAGTAGACTTTATCTCGTTTAGTTACTATGTAAGTATTTGTGAGACGGCAGATCCAAACAAAGGCAGCAAAGGAAAAGGAAACTTATTTGCCGGTGTAGAAAATCCTTATCTTAAAGCAAGCGAATGGGGCTGGCAGATCGATCCTCAAGGACTTCGTGTGACGCTTAACAAGTACTATGATCGTTATCAAAAACCACTCTTTATCGTTGAAAATGGTCTGGGTGCATTGGATGAGCTCGTTACAGACGAGAATGGGAATAAAACCGTCATCGATGATTACCGGATACAATATCTGAATGATCATTTGGTTGAGATAGGGAA
This window of the Paenibacillus sp. FSL R10-2734 genome carries:
- the ascB gene encoding 6-phospho-beta-glucosidase; the encoded protein is MTTAKKGFPENFLWGGATAANQLEGGYNLGGKGLSTADMIAHVPKELRKGGHAMEITSERIEEILSGAIEKLFPKRFGVDFYHRFKEDIALFAEMGFKVFRMSIHWARIFPNGYDETPNEEGLKFYDEVFDELRKYGIEPLVTLSHYETPLALTQKYNGWASREVIGHYVKYAETVFNRYKDKVKYWLTFNEINVMLFSPYTGGGILIDKVENKLQTVYQALHHQFVASAIVTKLAHEIIPGSQVGCMLARMETYPNSCNPEDVRLAQFENQINLYFTDIHARGEYPNYMARYFEENNIVLQKEVGDDEILLNNTVDFISFSYYMTVTKSASADLETTAGNLTGGVKNPYLEASDWGWEIDPIGLRVTLNNFWDRYNKPLFIVENGLGAYDKVEEDGSIHDSYRIDYLSKHIEQMKEAIKDGVDLIGFTSWGPIDLVSMSTSEMSKRYGFIYVDLDDEGNGTLARSKKDSFEWFKQVIASNGEVL
- a CDS encoding glycoside hydrolase family 1 protein, whose protein sequence is MNKPFPQDFLWGGAVAANQLEGAYNADGKGLSVQDVLPHGITSPRTDGPTPDNLKLVGIDFYNRYKEDVKLFAEMGFKVFRTSIAWSRIFPKGDELEPNEKGLQFYDDLFDECHKYGIEPLVTISHYETPLHLSKTYNGWVNRKMIGFYEQYVRTLFNRYKGKVKYWLTFNEINSILEEPFMSGGIFTPKNELSKQDLYQAIHHELVASALAVKLGHEIMPEAKIGCMVLSMPTYPLTPNPDDIVKAMHAEQRNDLFADIHARGYYPKYMDRYFKANNINIHFADGDAEILKHTVDFISFSYYVSICETADPNKGSKGKGNLFAGVENPYLKASEWGWQIDPQGLRVTLNKYYDRYQKPLFIVENGLGALDELVTDENGNKTVIDDYRIQYLNDHLVEIGKAIEDGVEVMGFTAWGCIDLVSASTAEMKKRYGFIYVDRNNDGTGSLERYKKKSFEWYKEVIATNGTSLTESNS
- a CDS encoding DUF6809 family protein; amino-acid sequence: MHPNEHVTSNDPQYLKLSQKTSESIKIWKERLSEEEFDELEALLDLYAQTHGMELTTIFKYGFRLGAGVMIEVLTGEEELASKLSTFMTTPRN